In Geobacillus kaustophilus, a genomic segment contains:
- a CDS encoding genetic competence negative regulator produces MRLERLTHNKIKIFLTFDDLLDRGLTKDDLWKDTFKVHQLFRDMIEEASEELGFEVNGSIAVEVYSLPAQGMVVIVTNEGDYDDMEEEFADDYIEMQVTLDESDDIFYEFQTFEDVIQLAHRLHAVGCLDGTLYSYQGRFYLHVPEEPPIPLDNFVALLAEFGNPATITIHRVQEYGKRLIERRAIEQLVRYFRAN; encoded by the coding sequence ATGCGTCTTGAGCGCTTGACCCACAACAAAATCAAAATTTTCCTGACGTTTGACGATTTGCTGGACCGCGGGTTGACGAAAGACGATTTATGGAAAGATACGTTTAAAGTCCATCAGCTGTTCCGCGATATGATCGAGGAAGCAAGCGAAGAGCTCGGTTTTGAAGTGAACGGATCGATCGCGGTCGAAGTGTACTCTTTACCGGCGCAGGGCATGGTCGTTATCGTTACGAACGAAGGCGACTACGACGACATGGAAGAAGAATTCGCCGACGATTATATCGAAATGCAAGTAACGCTCGATGAGAGCGATGACATATTTTACGAATTCCAAACGTTTGAAGATGTCATCCAGCTCGCTCATCGCCTGCATGCGGTCGGCTGCCTCGACGGTACGCTTTATTCTTATCAAGGCCGCTTTTACTTGCATGTTCCCGAAGAGCCTCCCATTCCGCTTGACAACTTTGTCGCCTTGCTGGCCGAGTTTGGCAACCCGGCTACGATAACGATACATCGTGTGCAAGAATATGGGAAGCGGCTGATTGAACGCCGCGCGATCGAACAGCTCGTTCGTTATTTCCGCGCCAACTAA
- a CDS encoding LysM peptidoglycan-binding domain-containing protein: MEEASGRLARKKRPASSAGAPPSRLKRRRQKEEQKRKYIPVRLLAFLFLTLPAAVTAVYYAQSKPGTVTVVRHEESGSRETVRIIQEDGAKAEQTSEPKRAAGDGAKSESDAQTITHVVAANETLYSIAMKYYGTPAAMEIIKKENGLSTSRLEPGQTLRIPFPAQTE; encoded by the coding sequence ATGGAAGAGGCATCGGGGCGCCTGGCGCGGAAAAAACGCCCGGCGTCAAGCGCGGGGGCGCCGCCATCGCGCCTAAAACGGCGGCGGCAAAAAGAGGAGCAAAAACGAAAATACATTCCCGTCCGTTTGCTCGCGTTTTTGTTTTTAACGCTGCCGGCTGCGGTGACGGCTGTTTACTATGCCCAGTCAAAGCCTGGAACGGTCACAGTCGTCCGCCATGAAGAAAGCGGCAGCCGGGAGACGGTGCGCATTATTCAAGAAGATGGCGCGAAGGCGGAACAAACATCAGAGCCGAAGCGCGCCGCGGGTGACGGGGCAAAAAGCGAATCCGACGCGCAGACCATCACCCATGTGGTGGCGGCGAACGAAACGCTCTATAGCATTGCGATGAAATATTACGGCACGCCTGCCGCCATGGAGATCATCAAAAAAGAAAACGGCTTGTCAACGAGCCGGCTCGAGCCGGGGCAAACGCTGCGCATTCCGTTCCCCGCTCAGACGGAATAA
- a CDS encoding CPBP family intramembrane glutamic endopeptidase produces MRRQSEQIKQMTDREVLIHLYITQGLLLLLAGGSSLFLFAREEWRRLWQFELRDVLVYGAGGAAFVLAAEFLAMRYLPDDWHDDGGVNEKIFRGRSIPHLFFLCALIAVTEEWLFRGIVQTHWGLWAASAIFAVLHVRYLEKWFLFMVVVLLSLFLGVLYEQTDSLWAAITAHFLIDFVLALHVRFKRGAEEERE; encoded by the coding sequence ATGAGGCGGCAAAGTGAACAAATCAAACAGATGACAGACCGCGAAGTGCTCATCCATCTTTATATCACGCAAGGGTTGCTGCTGCTTTTGGCCGGCGGCAGCTCGCTGTTTTTATTTGCTCGGGAGGAGTGGCGTCGGCTTTGGCAGTTTGAGCTGCGCGATGTGCTCGTGTACGGAGCCGGCGGGGCGGCGTTCGTGCTCGCTGCCGAGTTTTTGGCGATGCGCTATTTGCCGGACGATTGGCATGATGACGGCGGCGTCAATGAAAAAATATTCCGCGGCCGCTCGATTCCGCATCTCTTTTTTTTATGTGCGCTCATTGCGGTGACGGAAGAATGGCTGTTTCGCGGCATTGTGCAGACGCATTGGGGGCTCTGGGCGGCAAGCGCCATTTTTGCCGTGCTGCACGTCCGGTATTTGGAAAAATGGTTTTTGTTTATGGTCGTCGTGCTGCTCAGTCTCTTTCTCGGCGTCCTTTACGAGCAGACTGACAGCTTATGGGCCGCCATCACCGCTCACTTTTTGATCGATTTTGTGCTTGCCTTACATGTTCGGTTCAAACGGGGGGCAGAGGAAGAAAGGGAGTGA
- a CDS encoding YpbF family protein, whose amino-acid sequence MTRFPDEFSLDEVTKEMLLAVIEKKKKWERLEKRSTLLQAAALAGLAAFLLYIIANAAAITAWSERFAWFFAAPAHIFILLLLCTVYWLAVYYKGKSEKAEDDFHALRCEIIQKSIDLWKNEEQWNGRHRLFEWLKREYDINLYYENS is encoded by the coding sequence ATGACCCGGTTTCCGGATGAATTTTCCCTCGATGAAGTGACAAAAGAAATGTTGCTTGCCGTCATTGAAAAAAAGAAAAAATGGGAGCGGCTTGAAAAGCGGTCGACGCTTTTGCAGGCGGCCGCGTTGGCCGGCTTGGCCGCGTTCCTTCTTTATATCATTGCCAACGCTGCAGCGATCACGGCGTGGAGCGAACGATTCGCCTGGTTTTTTGCCGCCCCGGCCCACATTTTCATCTTGCTCCTGTTATGTACGGTGTATTGGCTGGCTGTTTATTATAAAGGAAAAAGTGAAAAGGCGGAAGACGACTTTCATGCCCTCCGTTGCGAAATTATCCAGAAAAGCATCGATTTATGGAAAAATGAAGAACAATGGAATGGGCGTCACCGGCTGTTTGAATGGCTGAAGCGGGAGTACGACATCAACCTATATTATGAAAACAGCTGA
- a CDS encoding manganese catalase family protein has translation MWIYEKKLQYPVRVSTCNPRLAKYLIEQYGGADGELAAALRYLNQRYTLPPKVIGLLNDIGTEELAHLEMIATMVYKLTKDATPEQLKEAGLEPHYVDHERALFYHNAAGNPFTATYIQAKGDPITDLYEDIAAEEKARATYQWIINMSDDPDLNDGLRFLREREIIHAQRFREAVEILKEERNQKKIF, from the coding sequence ATGTGGATTTATGAAAAAAAACTGCAATACCCGGTTCGCGTCAGCACGTGCAACCCGCGATTGGCGAAGTATTTAATCGAACAGTACGGCGGGGCGGACGGAGAGCTGGCGGCGGCGCTCCGTTACCTAAACCAGCGTTATACGCTGCCCCCGAAAGTGATCGGGCTGCTTAACGACATCGGCACCGAAGAACTCGCTCATTTGGAAATGATCGCGACAATGGTGTACAAACTGACGAAAGACGCGACGCCGGAGCAGCTGAAAGAAGCCGGCCTTGAGCCTCATTACGTCGATCATGAGCGCGCCCTCTTTTACCATAACGCCGCCGGCAACCCGTTTACGGCGACGTATATTCAAGCAAAAGGCGACCCCATCACCGACTTGTACGAAGACATCGCCGCTGAAGAGAAAGCGCGCGCCACCTACCAATGGATCATCAACATGAGCGACGATCCGGATTTAAACGATGGGCTCCGCTTTTTGCGCGAGCGGGAAATCATTCATGCGCAGCGATTCCGCGAAGCAGTGGAAATTTTGAAAGAAGAGCGCAACCAGAAAAAAATATTCTAA
- a CDS encoding spore coat protein CotJB, with product MKQMPKEYYEQLEELQAVDFALVELTLYLDTHPNDYQAIQQFNQLAQKRKQLKKQFEAAYGPLEQFGHSYSNYPWNWDDAPWPWQV from the coding sequence ATGAAACAAATGCCCAAGGAGTATTACGAGCAGCTTGAGGAGCTGCAAGCCGTCGATTTTGCCCTCGTCGAGCTGACGCTTTATTTGGACACCCACCCGAACGATTATCAAGCCATTCAACAGTTTAACCAGCTCGCGCAAAAGCGGAAGCAGCTGAAAAAACAGTTTGAAGCCGCCTATGGCCCGCTTGAGCAGTTCGGCCATAGCTATTCGAACTACCCGTGGAACTGGGACGACGCGCCTTGGCCTTGGCAAGTGTAG
- a CDS encoding Glu/Leu/Phe/Val family dehydrogenase, translating to MAADKHTEEKEQQYDVLASTQIVIHRALEKLGYPEEVYELLKEPIRVLTVRIPVRMDDGSVKIFTGYRAQHNDAVGPTKGGVRFHPDVTEREVKALSIWMSLKCGIVDLPYGGGKGGIVCDPRTMSFRELERLSRGYVRAISQIVGPTKDIPAPDVFTNSQIMAWMMDEYSRIREFDSPGFITGKPLVLGGSHGRETATAKGVTICIREAAKKRGLSLKGARVVVQGFGNAGSYLAKFMHDAGAKVVGISDVYGALYDPNGLDIDYLLERRDSFGTVTKLFKNTISNQELLELDCDILVPAAIENQITAENAPRIKASIVVEAANGPTTLEATEILTQRGILLVPDVLASAGGVTVSYFEWVQNNQGYYWTEEEVEQRLEKVMVKAFNNVYEMAQTRRVDMRLAAYMVGVRKMAEACRFRGWV from the coding sequence ATGGCAGCCGATAAGCATACGGAAGAGAAAGAACAACAATACGACGTGCTGGCGTCGACACAAATTGTTATACATAGAGCGTTGGAAAAGCTCGGCTACCCGGAAGAAGTGTATGAGCTGTTAAAAGAGCCGATCCGCGTGTTGACAGTCCGCATTCCGGTGCGCATGGACGACGGGTCGGTGAAAATTTTTACCGGCTACCGCGCGCAGCATAACGATGCGGTCGGTCCGACGAAAGGCGGCGTGCGTTTCCATCCTGATGTGACGGAACGAGAAGTGAAAGCGCTGTCGATTTGGATGAGCTTAAAGTGCGGCATCGTTGATTTGCCATACGGCGGCGGCAAAGGCGGCATCGTCTGCGACCCGCGCACGATGTCGTTTCGCGAGCTCGAGCGGCTAAGCCGCGGTTATGTGCGCGCCATCAGCCAAATCGTCGGACCGACAAAAGACATTCCGGCGCCGGATGTGTTTACGAACTCGCAAATTATGGCGTGGATGATGGATGAGTACAGCCGCATCCGCGAGTTTGATTCGCCGGGGTTTATCACCGGGAAGCCGCTTGTCCTCGGCGGTTCGCACGGCCGGGAAACGGCGACGGCCAAAGGAGTGACCATTTGCATCCGCGAGGCGGCGAAAAAACGCGGTTTGTCGCTCAAAGGGGCGCGCGTCGTCGTTCAAGGGTTCGGCAACGCTGGCAGCTATTTGGCCAAATTTATGCACGACGCCGGGGCGAAAGTCGTCGGCATTTCCGATGTGTACGGCGCTCTGTACGACCCGAACGGGCTCGACATCGACTACTTGCTTGAACGGCGCGACAGTTTTGGCACGGTGACGAAGCTGTTTAAAAATACGATTTCGAATCAAGAGCTGCTTGAGCTCGATTGCGATATTTTGGTGCCGGCGGCCATCGAAAACCAAATTACGGCCGAAAACGCTCCGCGCATAAAGGCGAGCATCGTCGTCGAGGCGGCGAACGGGCCGACGACGCTTGAGGCGACGGAAATTTTGACGCAGCGCGGCATTTTGCTCGTTCCGGACGTGTTGGCAAGCGCCGGGGGCGTGACTGTGTCGTATTTCGAATGGGTGCAAAACAACCAAGGTTACTATTGGACGGAAGAAGAAGTGGAACAGCGGCTTGAAAAAGTGATGGTCAAAGCGTTCAACAACGTGTATGAAATGGCGCAGACGCGCCGCGTCGACATGCGCCTTGCCGCCTACATGGTCGGCGTCCGCAAAATGGCGGAAGCGTGCCGGTTCCGCGGCTGGGTGTGA
- a CDS encoding spore coat associated protein CotJA: MFTTRKQYEPYISPFDPCPPIRVKTYVTAPNLYVGFQPPNLPQFPLREALMKGTLWQVFYDPYYSPYETKGKGDGS, translated from the coding sequence ATGTTTACGACGCGCAAACAATATGAGCCGTACATCAGCCCGTTTGACCCGTGCCCGCCGATCCGCGTCAAAACGTACGTCACCGCGCCCAACTTGTATGTCGGCTTCCAACCGCCGAATTTGCCGCAGTTTCCGCTGCGCGAGGCGTTGATGAAAGGAACGCTCTGGCAAGTGTTTTACGATCCTTACTACAGCCCTTACGAAACGAAGGGAAAAGGTGATGGTTCATGA
- a CDS encoding metallophosphoesterase: MIIGGMITSFLVLLGYMWKEAHSNRVRHVILSFPHFLDHWPPLTIFFISDIHRRIVSSRMLEEVRGKADLVVIGGDLAERGVPEARVRENVRRLREVAPVYFVWGNNDDEVDYDLQSVFEEERVHVLKNKAKVWEHGGVPVALIGVGDVSRKEADIDRALEHVPPQSFRILACHNPAIVARLREEQHISLVLSGHTHGGQIRFFSIGLYEKGGLKWQGSTAVLTSNGYGTTGVPLRLGAPAETHLITIVPGKPTPEKKCLSKTGQTM; this comes from the coding sequence ATGATCATCGGGGGAATGATCACGAGTTTTCTTGTTTTGCTTGGTTATATGTGGAAAGAAGCGCACAGCAACCGGGTTCGTCACGTGATCCTGTCGTTTCCTCATTTTCTCGATCATTGGCCGCCGCTTACGATTTTTTTTATTTCTGATATTCATCGGCGGATCGTTTCGTCACGCATGCTTGAGGAAGTAAGGGGAAAAGCGGATCTTGTCGTGATTGGCGGGGATTTGGCCGAAAGAGGGGTGCCCGAAGCGCGCGTCCGTGAAAATGTGCGTCGGTTGCGCGAGGTCGCTCCTGTTTATTTTGTTTGGGGAAACAATGATGACGAAGTCGACTACGATCTTCAATCAGTGTTTGAGGAAGAGCGCGTCCACGTGCTCAAAAACAAAGCGAAAGTATGGGAGCACGGCGGTGTGCCGGTCGCGCTCATCGGCGTCGGCGACGTAAGCCGAAAGGAGGCGGATATCGACCGGGCGCTCGAACACGTTCCGCCTCAATCATTTCGTATATTAGCCTGCCATAACCCAGCGATCGTCGCTCGCCTAAGAGAGGAGCAGCACATTTCACTCGTGCTGAGCGGCCATACGCATGGAGGACAAATTCGCTTCTTTTCCATTGGGTTGTATGAAAAAGGAGGGCTCAAATGGCAGGGCAGCACGGCGGTGTTGACGAGTAACGGCTACGGGACGACCGGGGTGCCGCTTCGCCTCGGAGCGCCGGCAGAGACTCATCTCATCACGATTGTGCCCGGAAAACCGACACCCGAGAAAAAATGCTTGTCTAAAACGGGGCAAACGATGTAA
- a CDS encoding RecQ family ATP-dependent DNA helicase: MDELTKTLHERFGHASFRPGQRDVIEDVLSGRDVLAMLPTGSGKSLCYQLPAYFLPGSVLIVSPLVSLMEDQVEQLRRRGEKRVVAFHSLLDAEEKWQALASLPDFRFIYASPEMLQSETFLAALRRARVSLFVVDEAHCISQWGYDFRPDFLKLGAVRHALGSPPCLALTATATPEVQEDIIRTLGMERTRRHIYSVDRPNIALAVEHCLSVEDKAARLAECAKRLRGPGIVYFSSRQWAEEMARRLAQNGAGRVAYYHAGMDGEQRLLVQQQFLYDELDIVCCTSAFGMGVDKGNVRFVLHFHMPAQLEAYVQEIGRAGRDGAPSLAVLFYADGDRAIAQAVAEAELPDSAALREWCRRLPEDAVGGGWRAMVDAGGFTDIQKRLLAYFLEWGQTAAPEQLTAAAKERLYEGMAAAIEARRRWKRKKLREMEEWVHASSCRRAAIVRAFGEELSDKPDACCDNCGLETDRFMADGRRPEPAPVRPWREELWHMFFGGRRRDEAAK; encoded by the coding sequence TTGGATGAATTAACGAAAACATTGCATGAGCGGTTCGGGCACGCGTCGTTTCGGCCCGGACAGCGCGATGTGATCGAAGACGTGCTCAGCGGGCGCGATGTGCTGGCGATGCTGCCGACTGGAAGCGGCAAATCGCTTTGCTATCAGCTGCCGGCGTATTTCCTCCCGGGGAGCGTGCTCATTGTCTCGCCGCTCGTCTCCTTAATGGAAGATCAAGTCGAGCAGCTGCGCCGGCGCGGTGAAAAGCGCGTTGTCGCGTTCCATAGTTTGCTCGATGCGGAAGAAAAATGGCAAGCCCTCGCCTCGCTTCCAGATTTTCGCTTTATTTATGCCTCACCGGAAATGCTGCAATCTGAAACGTTTTTGGCGGCGCTCCGGCGCGCTCGTGTTTCGTTGTTTGTCGTCGATGAGGCGCATTGCATTTCACAGTGGGGTTATGATTTTCGCCCGGACTTTTTGAAGCTCGGAGCGGTCCGCCATGCGCTCGGTTCGCCGCCGTGTCTGGCGCTGACGGCGACGGCTACGCCGGAAGTGCAGGAGGACATCATCCGCACGCTCGGGATGGAGCGGACGCGCCGCCATATTTATTCCGTCGACCGCCCGAACATCGCCTTGGCGGTGGAACATTGCTTATCGGTTGAGGACAAAGCTGCGCGCTTGGCCGAATGCGCGAAACGGCTCCGAGGACCGGGGATCGTGTACTTTTCAAGCCGGCAGTGGGCTGAAGAAATGGCGCGCCGGCTGGCGCAAAACGGGGCGGGACGGGTCGCCTATTACCACGCCGGCATGGATGGGGAACAACGGCTGCTTGTGCAGCAGCAGTTTTTATATGACGAGCTCGACATCGTTTGTTGCACAAGCGCGTTCGGCATGGGGGTGGACAAAGGAAACGTCCGTTTTGTGCTTCACTTTCATATGCCGGCCCAGCTTGAGGCGTATGTGCAGGAAATCGGGCGCGCCGGGCGTGACGGGGCGCCAAGCCTTGCGGTATTGTTTTACGCGGACGGCGACCGGGCGATCGCCCAGGCGGTCGCCGAAGCGGAGCTTCCCGACTCGGCTGCGCTCCGCGAGTGGTGCCGGCGGCTGCCGGAAGACGCCGTCGGCGGTGGATGGCGCGCTATGGTTGATGCCGGCGGATTTACGGACATACAAAAACGGCTGTTGGCGTACTTTTTAGAATGGGGACAAACAGCGGCGCCCGAACAGCTGACGGCCGCGGCGAAGGAGCGGCTGTATGAAGGGATGGCCGCTGCCATCGAGGCGCGGCGGCGTTGGAAGCGAAAAAAATTGCGCGAAATGGAGGAATGGGTGCACGCCTCTTCATGCCGGCGCGCGGCGATTGTCCGCGCGTTCGGGGAGGAGCTATCGGACAAACCGGATGCTTGCTGCGACAACTGCGGCCTGGAGACGGACCGTTTCATGGCGGACGGCCGCCGTCCCGAGCCGGCGCCCGTCCGGCCTTGGCGCGAGGAGCTATGGCATATGTTTTTTGGCGGGAGGCGGCGCGATGAGGCGGCAAAGTGA